The window CACATGCGTTCTGTCAGCAGATGGCTATATCTCCAGAAGCCTTATTAATCGTTGGTGATAGTGTGACGGATATGATGTTTGCTCAGAATTCAGGTGCACATTTTATTGGTTTGGAAACACCCTATAACGATTCCAATCAATTTATACATAACCAGTATCCTACTGTTGATAAGATCTATAAAATTATGGATCGTCTTAAATACTAGTACCATTTTAAAAGAAGCCTGTCTCTTATGGGATAAGGCTTTTTTTTCGTTATAATGCGTTCCATAGATAGGATTGAAAAATTAATGAATTGTATGTATAATATGCGGTATAATGAGAGCTATAGGAATAACGGAGATACCCATAAAAAATTGGTTAACTTAAGGAACATATGAGGAAGGATATTAAGGGTTTCATGTCGAATACACTAATAGGATTGTGTAAAAAAATAGATAGGATGTGAATGGTATGGCCATTACTTTACTACAAGAAGCTTTAATGTACTCTGTATATTTTGCACCCCGTGGACGTAAGCGGATATTAAATTTAGGGCATCAGATCTCTCAAAGGTATTTAAGTCCATTAGATAAATTAATCGGTTTTGTAGGCGATTCTGGAGCAGGTAAGTCGGTAATTATTAAGGGTATGTTTCCAGGGCTTGAGCTGACCAATGATGACGATGGTGTCAACGTAAGACCATTGCCATTATTAGATGGTTCCGATACAGGATTTTTTAGCAGTCATACGTATCATATAGATGTACGGTTTGAGTCGGCATTCACACAGATGTATATCTTAGCGGATGCCATAAAAGAGGCTGTTAAAAATGGTAAAAGGGTTATTGTGGAGCATTTTGAGTTGGTGTACCCTTATTTGAATATGAATGCTGAGATCATCATTGGTATTGGTGAAGAAGTCATTGTGACAAGGCCAAGTATTTTTGGTCCATGTCCTGAAAACGTTGCTAATATTGTGCATAAATCCATTAAATACAGACGGATGGCCCATACAGCCGAGGACCTTACAGGCTATGTTTTGGAAAAAGAATTTGGATTTGAGCATTGTGAAGGGCATAATGATGTGAAGCACGGATTTGTATTAGAGTTTGATACGAAGCCTAACATTGATATTGAAGCATTGGAAAAGAAAACCTTGGCATTAATTAATCAGAACCTTGACATATGTTATGTGGATGATAATCATATCAACATTGGTGGTCAAGAAAAATTTGAGTGTACGGGTCCAAGGATTCACCTAAAAAATTCAGGAGAAATAGAGAACTTCCAACTGGTTAAAGAACTTAAGTATAGCCCAATGACGAAGTTGTACGCCTTAATTGGCATTGTTGGCTATGGTTCTCCAACCAATGTTAATGCTCTGAACAGTATAAGTTACAGCAATTAATTCAGCAATATGTTTTATCTTATAGGAAACGCCCATGAAATTAACATATGCAATAGAAGGGTTTTCCTATGTAGTAAGGATACTTCTTAACAAAACAACTGGCTTTCCAAGGCGCCATGTAATTGCTTTGTTTCAAGGTTCAAATTGGTACTTGTAATGGTATAATTTTCATGCTATTATATTAAATAAGAGTTTTATCATTAAAACCCTTATTTATGTGATATAAATCGTGAAAGGAGGTCATAATATGTTTAACCAAACAGGAAGCAAATTAATAAAAGCACACAACATATTGTCTAATGGCCTACAGAAAAGTTATTAAAATTAAGGTATCCTTATACCTATAAGCTGTAGGAATAGCTACAGCATATCTATACGTACATGTTAGAACAATGGCTGTAGCTAGATGCTACAGCTTTTTTGATGCTTTTTTTAGGCCGAAACATGATTGAAGGGGGCAGTAAAGCAATGAATGATATTAAGATTGTCATGTATGAACATGGTTACGCACAACCTCTTGCGGATATGTGGAATAAAAGTGGTGAAAACTGGGGTGGAGAGGATGTCATTAAGACTGCTGAAGACATCATCAATGAAAATGAAAGTATGGGTAACATCTGTGCTTACCTTGCCCTAGATGGGGAGGAAGTCGTAGGTTACTGTAGTTTTTCAGAGTACAAACAGGATGAAGGTGCTTCTTATATACCTTTACTGAATGTACGACCAGACTGCATTGGTAAAAAAATAGGTAAAAAACTTGTACTGGAATGTGTGAACAAGGCTATGGGTGAGAAATGGCCTCGTTTAGATCTCTATACGTGGCAAGGCAATGATAAAGCTGTACCTTTATATAAAAAATGTGGTTTCTTCTGGGAAAACAGAGACGATAGTACACATCTCATGAACTTTATCCCTTATGTGATGCGCACAGAAGCTGTTAAAGAATTTTTTGAGGTGTTTGACTGGTATAAAGATAACAAGCGAGATATAAAGGTTGAATGCGATGGACGTCTAGAAGGTGATTTTGACTACTTTGATTATCGATGGGAAAAGGATGGTCTTAATCTGGCCATGGAATTTGAAAGAAGAGGTAGAGGGTTAACATGTATCAAAACCAATGATTACCTTATACGTGCACGTGTAACCAAACAAAACCTTGTCAGTGGTAGAGATTATGACATCACTTATGAAGTGGTGAACATCAGTGGTAAGCCACTACATGTTGCCATTGAGGGTGTGGAAGATAAAAACATTGCCTTTGATTTTGAGTATGCTGGTGATATAAAAGGCCAAGAAAAGATAGTGGCAAATTATCATCTAGATGCCATCGATGAACCACAAGATAAATGGAAAACACATCCCTGTGTGACAGCTCAAGTGACTATTAATGGGCAAAAAGCACTTTTCAAAGTAGGGATTAACCCCAAATTACCCATAAAAATGGCTATTGGCGATCAAGAAAACCCAAGGGTTATAGGTGAAAACACCTGTTATGTGGACATTGAGAATGGTTTTGATGAAGAGATGACCATGACCTGTCGCTTAGCCAGCACAGATGTTGTGACCTTTGATGAGCCAGAGATAACATGCACAATAAAGGCATCTGAAAAAGTATCCATTCCCGTTAAATGTCAGGTATTAACCTATGGTTTTTATAATCAAATGATTGATGTGGTCATCAACACAAAAAATGAAACATTAGAGCATCAAGCCAAATTAAGAGGTGCTTTTCGAGGACGACATGGTAGGTATCATGGTGAAGATGAGAAAAATTATTTTATTTATAACGGTTCTTATTGTGTCAATTTATTTAAGAAAAATAACGCCCTCTCATTAAAACGTTTAGGTGGTCATGAAAAGGATGCGTTATATATCATCGTACCCCTATTAGGAAAACCTTACTTTAATGAGTTGGAAAATAAAAAACCAGAATATGTGGAACTGATTTCAAAAGAGACCAGTGAAATGATGAAAGCACATTATCCATTAGAAAAGAAATCAGGTATTGAATTAGATGTATGCATAGAGTTACTTGAAGAGGGTATTATAAATACCTTTGTGGAAATAGTAAACGTTACAGATGACCATAACTTTGATACACTATATGTCACACAACAGTTCTATCAATTATGTTACAATTCACATCTGCCTTATGATGGAAGC is drawn from Vallitalea pronyensis and contains these coding sequences:
- a CDS encoding alanine-tRNA synthetase second additional domain-containing protein, whose protein sequence is MAITLLQEALMYSVYFAPRGRKRILNLGHQISQRYLSPLDKLIGFVGDSGAGKSVIIKGMFPGLELTNDDDGVNVRPLPLLDGSDTGFFSSHTYHIDVRFESAFTQMYILADAIKEAVKNGKRVIVEHFELVYPYLNMNAEIIIGIGEEVIVTRPSIFGPCPENVANIVHKSIKYRRMAHTAEDLTGYVLEKEFGFEHCEGHNDVKHGFVLEFDTKPNIDIEALEKKTLALINQNLDICYVDDNHINIGGQEKFECTGPRIHLKNSGEIENFQLVKELKYSPMTKLYALIGIVGYGSPTNVNALNSISYSN
- a CDS encoding GNAT family N-acetyltransferase → MNDIKIVMYEHGYAQPLADMWNKSGENWGGEDVIKTAEDIINENESMGNICAYLALDGEEVVGYCSFSEYKQDEGASYIPLLNVRPDCIGKKIGKKLVLECVNKAMGEKWPRLDLYTWQGNDKAVPLYKKCGFFWENRDDSTHLMNFIPYVMRTEAVKEFFEVFDWYKDNKRDIKVECDGRLEGDFDYFDYRWEKDGLNLAMEFERRGRGLTCIKTNDYLIRARVTKQNLVSGRDYDITYEVVNISGKPLHVAIEGVEDKNIAFDFEYAGDIKGQEKIVANYHLDAIDEPQDKWKTHPCVTAQVTINGQKALFKVGINPKLPIKMAIGDQENPRVIGENTCYVDIENGFDEEMTMTCRLASTDVVTFDEPEITCTIKASEKVSIPVKCQVLTYGFYNQMIDVVINTKNETLEHQAKLRGAFRGRHGRYHGEDEKNYFIYNGSYCVNLFKKNNALSLKRLGGHEKDALYIIVPLLGKPYFNELENKKPEYVELISKETSEMMKAHYPLEKKSGIELDVCIELLEEGIINTFVEIVNVTDDHNFDTLYVTQQFYQLCYNSHLPYDGSIMRTPNADGMLPYKWDSNKLDEPWVFSQYEGTRCIGWDPSMNVTLNHVFLSLETEIKDLKPGEGFVTQPVTCAVDAFDTWQAFRRYMGHTTPVDPVKQDFQCVVNDNNPFIEESKVAITFEEAKKIPIEGKVNAISQMGAFGPMEQKLTYTDNKAAFTLSYNKVPEMDVLHMDIDTINKCISREKAIFFKGSDAVVTESYMEHDVEVYKVSNGLVTMKSAPSFASGIYSLSYKGHEWLDSSFPTPAIKGWWNYWTGGMHTKPEKLSYASAYEEVKHAEFVHQKDNMGNMWSGIKTTLSIDKQKELKGIVIEEYFLLLPGVPVICQYAVITQNMDKYLLGEKAIRLMFIKAGDDVKDNYVWGDNRGQKEMYRCMGSEFDFYVKKYMIHGSNKQDYLMTRLLSEGNIHEFYHTNGVNFTEDFHKLNMPHGTKKATKPSFILFSKDMLDDVVLEDLYGIQFDV